A region of Culicoides brevitarsis isolate CSIRO-B50_1 chromosome 1, AGI_CSIRO_Cbre_v1, whole genome shotgun sequence DNA encodes the following proteins:
- the LOC134838246 gene encoding uncharacterized protein LOC134838246 yields MRSKMDEPFHPLLRIQAMKYSNYMVKFAIINGSELAKFTLKIDGKSDSEKYRDGRFTMIDEEAAEFLSLEEPFQVRLFPDEFLTYRLKINRDHPSEKIWFRLCREFRSRSGRKMTVTYVIPLVIEEDGIHIKKQKKQFAVKVW; encoded by the exons atgAGATCTAAAATGGACGAACCGTTTC ATCCATTATTGCGCATTCAGGCAATGAAATACTCGAATTACATGGTAAAATTTGCCATCATCAATGGATCTGAATTGGCCAAATTCACGTTAAAAATCGATGGGAAATCAGACTCGGAAAAATATAGAGATGGAAGATTTACGATGATT GATGAAGAAGCTGCTGAGTTTCTTTCCCTTGAAGAGCCATTCCAAGTGCGTTTATTCCCGGATGAGTTCCTTACGTACCGTTTAAAGATCAATCGCGACCATCCATCGGAGAAAATTTGGTTTCGTTTGTGCCGGGAGTTCAGATCCCGAAGTGGTCGGAAGATGACAGTCACTTATGTAATTCCACTCGTCATTGAGGAAGACGGAATCCATATCAAAAAGCAAAAGAAGCAGTTTGCTGTGAAAGTTTGGTGA
- the LOC134827080 gene encoding bax inhibitor 1 — protein MATSTSFSFDRLLYNLSSHIEQPVRHHLAKVYCLLFATCGAAAAGSIVHLSGLWEANLLSALGGLGLVIALAFTPDNGKNFNQRLAMLLGFGALTGHSMGMLLEFAIFLNPALIVTALMGTTMVFVCLSITALFARRGQYLFLGGMAMSVLSTMMLISLSNLLFRSQLINDINLYLGLAVMCGLVLYDTQMIMEKCRMGHKDAIQHSLDLFYDVVNIFRKLLIILMQKESNRDNRKRKN, from the exons ATGGCAACTTCGACGTCATTTTCATTTGATCGCTTACTGTACAACTTGAGCTCACATAT tgAGCAACCTGTACGTCATCACTTGGCCAAAGTCTATTGTTTGTTGTTCGCGACATGCGGCGCAGCAGCGGCAGGCTCCATTGTGCATTTAAGTGGCTTGTGGGAAGCAAACTTGTTGTCAGCCCTCGGCGGCCTTGGACTGGTCATCGCTCTCGCATTCACACCAgacaatggaaaaaatttcaatcagcGTCTCGCGATGTTGCTTGGCTTTGGCGCTCTCACAGGACACTCGATGGGCATGTTGTTGGAATTTGCAATCTTTTTGAACCCCGCACTGATCGTCACCGCACTCATGGGCACCACAATGGTCTTCGTGTGCCTTAGCATTACAGCATTGTTTGCGCGTCGCGGACAATATTTGTTCCTCGGTGGCATGGCAATGAGCGTCTTGAGCACCATGATGCTCATCAGTCTCAGTAACTTGTTGTTCCGCTCGCAACTCATCAACGACATCAACTTGTACTTGGGCTTGGCAGTGATGTGCGGCCTCGTCTTGTACGACACACAAATGATCATGGAAAAGTGCCGAATGGGCCACAAGGATGCCATTCAACACTCGCTCGATCTCTTCTACGACGTCGTCAACATCTTCAGAAAACTCTTGATTATCCTCATGCAAAAG gaATCCAATCGTGATAACCGCAAACGCAAGAACTAG